In one window of Tumebacillus algifaecis DNA:
- a CDS encoding Leu/Phe/Val dehydrogenase produces the protein MAKYGHEQIHFVQHKGTGLKGIVAIHDTTLGPALGGCRMRPYESEAEALFDVLRLSKGMTYKCGVVDVDNGGGKAVLIGDPNFDKSPELFRMFGRFVEGLGGRFYTGTDMGTTPQDFVHAQRESKRFVGLPLEYGGSGNTAVPTALGVFEGIKATAQWLWGSHDLYGKRFAVQGVGKVGALVVQHLVEAGGAVYLTDVDRSQLEVVAATIPKEQLLGTVAPEDIYALDVDVFVPCALGAILHEETISRLRCAAVVGSANNQLLDMEKHGALLAMRGILYAPDYLVNAGGLIQVADELQGYVPERVLAKTRGIYEMLLQVYGLAAEQGIPTWLAADRLVEARIERVRDVKSVRL, from the coding sequence ATGGCCAAGTACGGGCATGAGCAGATCCACTTTGTTCAGCACAAAGGCACCGGCCTGAAAGGGATCGTCGCGATTCATGACACGACGCTGGGGCCAGCGCTGGGCGGATGTCGGATGCGGCCATATGAATCGGAAGCGGAAGCGCTGTTCGATGTCCTGCGCTTGTCCAAAGGTATGACCTATAAGTGCGGCGTGGTGGATGTGGACAATGGCGGCGGAAAGGCGGTGCTGATCGGCGATCCGAATTTTGACAAATCACCGGAGTTGTTCCGCATGTTCGGTCGATTTGTGGAAGGGCTGGGCGGACGCTTTTACACGGGAACCGACATGGGTACGACCCCGCAGGATTTTGTACATGCACAGCGCGAGTCCAAGCGTTTTGTCGGATTGCCGCTGGAGTATGGCGGTTCGGGCAATACGGCGGTGCCGACCGCGCTCGGGGTGTTCGAAGGGATCAAGGCGACTGCGCAGTGGCTGTGGGGCAGTCACGATCTGTACGGAAAGCGCTTCGCCGTGCAGGGCGTCGGGAAAGTGGGGGCGCTCGTGGTTCAGCATCTGGTGGAAGCGGGCGGTGCGGTGTATCTGACCGACGTGGATCGCTCGCAACTTGAGGTGGTGGCGGCGACGATTCCCAAGGAGCAATTGCTGGGCACGGTGGCACCGGAGGATATTTATGCGCTGGATGTAGATGTGTTTGTGCCATGTGCGCTCGGTGCGATTTTGCATGAGGAGACGATCTCGCGACTGCGCTGTGCGGCAGTGGTCGGGTCGGCCAACAACCAGTTGCTGGACATGGAAAAGCACGGGGCGTTGCTTGCGATGCGCGGGATTTTGTATGCGCCCGACTACCTGGTCAACGCGGGCGGTTTGATTCAAGTGGCCGATGAATTGCAAGGGTATGTGCCGGAGCGCGTGCTGGCGAAAACACGCGGGATCTATGAGATGCTCTTGCAGGTGTATGGGCTGGC
- a CDS encoding VOC family protein has translation MANRPTFFEIQVPNPQETAEFYQRVFGWSIQAFGEGGDYFLLVTGEEEEPGISGAIMRAPDGEARTINTLSVSSVDEYVEKILAAGGQVVVPKFPIPGLGYRAYFKDPGGTLVGVSHLDPEAK, from the coding sequence ATGGCAAATCGACCGACATTTTTCGAAATTCAGGTGCCGAATCCGCAGGAGACGGCCGAGTTTTACCAGCGCGTGTTTGGCTGGAGCATTCAAGCGTTCGGGGAAGGCGGCGACTATTTTCTGCTGGTGACCGGTGAAGAGGAAGAGCCGGGGATCTCCGGTGCGATCATGCGCGCGCCAGACGGGGAAGCGCGCACGATCAACACGCTGAGTGTCTCGTCGGTGGACGAGTATGTGGAGAAAATTCTCGCGGCAGGCGGACAGGTGGTCGTGCCGAAGTTCCCGATTCCAGGGCTTGGCTACCGCGCATATTTTAAAGATCCGGGCGGTACGCTGGTCGGCGTGTCTCATCTCGATCCCGAAGCCAAGTAG
- a CDS encoding thiolase family protein — translation MREAVIIDAVRTPIGRYGGALQTVRPDDLAAGVIRALVERTGIDPMLVDDVILGCANQAGEDNRNVARMALLLAGLPVSVPGVTVNRLCASGLEAVNLAARAVLAHEADVVIAGGVESMTRAPLVMAKAEGAFARDAQLFDTTIGWRFINPRLAELHPPVAMGETAERVAEAYHVSRAEQDAFALLSQQRAAAALASGVFREEIAPVVVPQKRGEPLLVEHDEHPRADTSLEKLAALRPAFRQDGTVTAGNSSGLNDGAAAVLVMARELAERLGLTPLARYVVSATAGVDPALMGIGPVPAVRKALRAAGLTVEQIDLFEINEAFAAQVLASVGALGIDVEKVNPNGGAIALGHPLGATGARMVATLLHQMKRQGHRYGMTTMCVGVGQGVATLFERIEPCG, via the coding sequence ATGCGCGAGGCGGTCATTATTGATGCGGTGCGCACACCGATCGGACGCTACGGCGGTGCGCTCCAAACGGTGCGGCCCGACGATCTGGCGGCAGGTGTGATCCGGGCGCTGGTGGAGCGGACGGGCATCGACCCGATGCTGGTGGACGATGTGATCTTGGGCTGTGCCAATCAGGCTGGAGAGGACAATCGCAACGTAGCGCGGATGGCGCTCTTGCTGGCTGGACTTCCGGTGAGCGTACCAGGGGTGACGGTCAATCGGCTCTGTGCGTCGGGGCTGGAAGCGGTCAATCTGGCAGCAAGGGCGGTGCTGGCCCATGAAGCGGACGTCGTGATCGCAGGCGGAGTGGAGTCGATGACTCGGGCCCCGTTGGTGATGGCAAAAGCAGAGGGGGCATTTGCCCGCGACGCGCAGTTGTTCGATACGACGATCGGCTGGCGCTTTATCAACCCGCGGCTGGCAGAACTGCATCCTCCCGTCGCGATGGGCGAGACGGCCGAACGGGTGGCGGAAGCGTACCATGTTTCGCGAGCAGAGCAGGACGCGTTTGCGCTGTTGAGCCAACAAAGAGCGGCTGCGGCGCTGGCGAGCGGGGTGTTTCGGGAGGAGATCGCTCCGGTCGTCGTGCCGCAAAAGCGAGGTGAGCCCTTGCTGGTCGAGCACGATGAGCATCCGCGGGCAGACACATCGCTCGAAAAGTTGGCTGCGCTGCGTCCCGCCTTCCGTCAAGATGGCACGGTGACCGCAGGCAACTCCTCGGGGCTCAATGACGGAGCGGCGGCCGTGCTGGTGATGGCGCGGGAGCTCGCGGAACGACTGGGCCTCACGCCGTTGGCGCGTTATGTGGTTTCAGCTACTGCGGGCGTCGATCCAGCGCTGATGGGGATCGGTCCAGTGCCCGCCGTGCGCAAGGCTCTGCGGGCAGCTGGGCTGACCGTCGAGCAGATCGACCTGTTTGAAATCAATGAAGCGTTCGCCGCACAGGTACTGGCCTCGGTCGGAGCATTGGGGATCGATGTGGAAAAAGTCAATCCGAACGGCGGTGCGATCGCACTCGGCCATCCGCTCGGAGCGACAGGAGCACGGATGGTGGCGACGCTGTTGCACCAGATGAAGCGTCAAGGTCACCGCTATGGGATGACGACGATGTGCGTCGGTGTCGGACAGGGCGTGGCGACCCTGTTCGAGCGGATCGAACCTTGTGGGTGA
- a CDS encoding 3-hydroxyacyl-CoA dehydrogenase family protein, producing the protein MTTRRVLVLGDGVIAREIVRSLSAAGERLTSFVAEEPLVAKPRDRLQAVRELMQTVEMRTFDAVLIAFGAERDTVREIVREVERRMGPEALLLVSALGVSVTEAASWCVEPKRVVGFGYVPPLADVTCVEAASGLRTDSDVAERAHAMLQAGLGRDIVWVKDSVGLVIPRMVAMVINEAAYALQEGIAQAEDLDTAMKLGTNYPYGPLEWADVIGVEQVTAILQGLYAEQGEDRFRPAPLLKRLAWAGQTFYGRREEEQADARGGHY; encoded by the coding sequence ATGACGACTAGGCGGGTGTTGGTGCTCGGTGACGGCGTCATCGCGCGCGAGATCGTGCGCTCGCTCAGCGCCGCGGGCGAACGGTTGACTTCGTTTGTGGCCGAGGAACCGCTTGTCGCAAAGCCGCGAGATCGGTTGCAAGCCGTGCGCGAATTGATGCAGACCGTCGAGATGCGGACGTTCGACGCGGTGTTGATCGCCTTTGGCGCTGAGCGCGACACGGTGCGAGAGATCGTGCGTGAAGTCGAGCGACGAATGGGGCCAGAGGCGCTGTTGCTGGTGTCAGCGCTGGGCGTATCGGTGACAGAGGCGGCGTCGTGGTGTGTGGAGCCGAAGCGGGTGGTCGGCTTTGGCTATGTGCCGCCGCTTGCAGATGTAACCTGTGTCGAGGCGGCGAGCGGTTTGCGAACGGACAGCGATGTTGCGGAGCGAGCGCATGCGATGTTGCAGGCAGGACTCGGGCGCGACATCGTCTGGGTCAAGGACAGCGTGGGGCTGGTCATCCCGCGCATGGTGGCGATGGTGATCAACGAAGCGGCGTATGCACTGCAGGAAGGGATCGCCCAAGCGGAAGATCTAGACACGGCGATGAAGCTCGGCACCAACTATCCGTACGGCCCGCTGGAATGGGCGGATGTGATCGGGGTGGAACAGGTGACGGCGATCCTACAGGGGCTGTACGCGGAGCAGGGCGAGGATCGCTTTCGCCCGGCCCCGCTGCTCAAGCGTTTGGCTTGGGCTGGACAGACGTTTTATGGGCGGCGAGAGGAGGAGCAGGCAGATGCGCGAGGCGGTCATTATTGA
- a CDS encoding 3-hydroxyacyl-CoA dehydrogenase NAD-binding domain-containing protein, whose translation MFEQPIGVIGAGTMGIGIAQAAAQAGYEVLLYDLSEEVLLGALGGLRGRLEKRVAAGKLPPGESAVLLNRLRPVTRLELLSETALVVEAAPEKLELKRELFASLEAVVSPQCILASNTSSLPITALAGGLKHPERVVGLHFFNPVPLMQLVEVIQGLRTAARTVYLARSFAESLGKRTVLCQDTPGFLVNRVARPFYGEALRLLQEGVADVETIDRLARDGGRFRMGPFQLMDLIGIDVNLAVSESVFAAMYEEPRYRPHPMQARLVQAGTLGRKTGRGFYRYDD comes from the coding sequence ATGTTTGAGCAACCGATTGGCGTGATCGGCGCGGGCACGATGGGGATTGGGATCGCCCAGGCGGCGGCGCAGGCTGGGTATGAGGTACTGTTGTACGATCTGAGCGAAGAAGTGTTGCTCGGAGCACTTGGCGGTCTGCGCGGACGTCTGGAGAAGCGCGTAGCGGCTGGAAAACTGCCGCCGGGAGAGAGCGCGGTGCTCCTCAACCGCTTGCGTCCCGTGACGAGGCTGGAACTGCTATCCGAGACGGCGTTGGTCGTGGAAGCGGCTCCAGAGAAGCTGGAACTGAAACGGGAGTTGTTTGCCAGCTTGGAGGCGGTGGTGTCACCACAATGCATCCTCGCATCGAACACATCGTCCCTGCCGATCACCGCGCTGGCGGGCGGGCTGAAACATCCTGAGCGCGTGGTCGGGCTGCACTTTTTCAATCCCGTGCCGCTGATGCAATTGGTGGAAGTGATCCAAGGTCTGCGGACAGCGGCGCGCACCGTCTATCTGGCGCGGAGCTTTGCGGAATCGCTCGGCAAACGGACGGTGCTGTGTCAGGATACGCCGGGGTTTTTGGTCAATCGAGTGGCACGGCCCTTTTACGGGGAGGCGTTGCGGCTGTTGCAGGAAGGGGTGGCCGACGTGGAGACGATCGACCGCTTGGCTCGCGACGGTGGGCGATTTCGGATGGGGCCGTTTCAGTTGATGGATCTGATCGGGATCGACGTCAATCTGGCGGTGAGTGAAAGTGTGTTTGCCGCGATGTATGAAGAGCCGCGCTACCGTCCACATCCGATGCAAGCGCGGCTGGTGCAGGCCGGGACGCTCGGACGGAAGACGGGAAGGGGGTTCTATCGGTATGACGACTAG
- a CDS encoding 1,2-phenylacetyl-CoA epoxidase subunit PaaC: MALSEMEKEQRLLAKIARGETIESVAEMTEEYRENLVHLMLMQADSEVAGAFGYVPWIMKAPSTVEMLSVATIAKDEVRHGRVMYKLLQELGVDVDGRVKEFDFTLRVGDEVELGATRAAQDDRVNIFYYPINTWYDFIMFNVLMDRGAGHQLEDSELSSYGPWRRVMEGIMKEELMHVAHGDSWLVRLGKDPEHRAETQEALDRWFPRVMNIFGKPHSRRNEIYRKLGLKKRDNHEVRLAFQEDVRKVVERAGLAMPTWTPDWDRLQEDATITG; this comes from the coding sequence ATGGCTTTGTCCGAAATGGAAAAAGAGCAACGGTTGCTTGCCAAGATCGCCCGTGGGGAGACGATCGAAAGCGTGGCGGAGATGACCGAGGAATATCGGGAGAATTTGGTCCACTTGATGTTGATGCAAGCCGACTCGGAGGTAGCGGGTGCGTTCGGCTATGTGCCGTGGATCATGAAAGCGCCGAGCACCGTCGAAATGCTGTCGGTCGCCACGATCGCCAAAGATGAAGTGCGGCATGGGCGCGTGATGTACAAACTGCTACAGGAACTTGGCGTCGATGTTGACGGGCGGGTGAAGGAGTTTGACTTTACGTTGCGCGTCGGTGATGAAGTGGAGCTGGGCGCGACCCGAGCCGCGCAAGATGACCGGGTGAACATTTTCTACTATCCGATCAATACGTGGTATGACTTTATCATGTTCAACGTATTGATGGATCGCGGAGCCGGACACCAATTGGAGGATTCGGAACTGTCCTCTTACGGCCCGTGGCGGCGGGTGATGGAAGGGATCATGAAGGAAGAGCTGATGCATGTGGCACACGGCGATTCCTGGCTGGTGCGCTTGGGGAAAGACCCGGAGCATCGCGCCGAGACGCAGGAGGCACTCGACCGTTGGTTCCCGCGGGTGATGAACATTTTTGGCAAACCGCATTCAAGGCGCAACGAGATCTACCGCAAGCTCGGCCTGAAAAAGCGCGACAACCATGAGGTGCGCCTCGCGTTTCAGGAAGATGTGCGCAAAGTGGTGGAGCGCGCAGGGCTGGCGATGCCGACGTGGACACCCGACTGGGATCGCTTGCAAGAGGATGCGACGATCACTGGGTAG
- a CDS encoding enoyl-CoA hydratase-related protein, protein MYETILYQLEDGVLTLAFNRPQVMNAYNQQMGDELYDALKRAEQDEAVRVIVLTGVGRAFCSGQDLNDGAAFDQSELSNAVRERYNPLIVRMQTMRKPIIAAVNGAAAGAGAAFALAADLRIASDRAKFTIAFCKIGLVPDSGASYFLPRLVGVGKAMELALTGDVISAEEAERLGMVNKVVPAEQLEAAVREFAGRIAQGPTVALGLTKRSIYQGADSDLFTALETEAQYQGMAGRSEDFREGVQAFLEKRAPEFKGR, encoded by the coding sequence ATGTACGAAACGATTTTGTATCAATTGGAAGATGGTGTGTTGACCTTAGCGTTCAACCGTCCGCAGGTGATGAATGCGTATAACCAGCAGATGGGTGATGAGCTATATGATGCGCTAAAGCGCGCGGAGCAGGATGAAGCGGTGCGCGTGATCGTGCTGACCGGAGTCGGGCGGGCATTCTGCTCAGGGCAGGACTTGAACGACGGCGCAGCATTTGATCAGAGCGAACTGTCGAACGCCGTTCGCGAGCGCTACAACCCACTTATCGTGCGGATGCAGACGATGCGCAAGCCGATCATCGCAGCGGTCAATGGCGCGGCAGCAGGTGCTGGTGCTGCGTTCGCGCTGGCGGCCGATCTGCGCATCGCGTCCGATCGCGCCAAATTTACGATCGCCTTCTGCAAAATCGGCCTTGTGCCCGACTCGGGCGCGAGTTATTTCCTGCCGCGTCTCGTGGGCGTGGGCAAGGCGATGGAATTGGCACTGACCGGAGACGTGATTTCGGCTGAGGAGGCGGAGCGTCTGGGCATGGTCAACAAGGTGGTTCCGGCTGAGCAATTGGAGGCGGCGGTGCGCGAATTTGCGGGTCGGATCGCACAAGGCCCGACCGTAGCGCTGGGACTTACCAAGCGCTCGATCTACCAAGGGGCGGATAGCGATCTGTTCACAGCGCTGGAGACGGAAGCGCAGTATCAAGGAATGGCCGGGCGGAGCGAAGATTTCCGCGAAGGGGTGCAGGCGTTTTTGGAGAAGCGCGCGCCGGAGTTTAAGGGGCGCTGA
- a CDS encoding EthD family reductase — MVKLVALYKHPEDLDVFNQHYFGTHLELNAKTPGLVRTEVSRFFDLRGGATEHYLMCEMYFESRDTLKASFKTPESKEAGEDLQSFAGGLVTFLFAEVVDEPI, encoded by the coding sequence ATGGTCAAATTGGTAGCATTGTACAAACATCCTGAAGATTTGGATGTTTTCAACCAACACTATTTTGGCACGCATTTAGAATTGAACGCGAAGACGCCGGGCCTTGTGCGCACCGAAGTCTCGAGATTTTTCGATCTGCGGGGCGGAGCGACCGAACACTATTTGATGTGCGAGATGTATTTTGAAAGTCGCGACACGTTAAAAGCTTCGTTCAAAACGCCGGAGAGCAAAGAGGCGGGGGAGGACTTGCAGTCGTTCGCCGGAGGTCTGGTCACGTTCTTGTTTGCTGAAGTGGTGGACGAACCTATTTGA
- a CDS encoding tetratricopeptide repeat protein: MKATLGQKIRELRIRKGLTQSDLSAGLVTPSMISQIESDKANPSHNLLAAIAEKLDTPIEYFLTDTETQMEKVSVYKIAKALMATREYEQAVKMLVDLEENPSPHVSSIDVAYDLAVCYLNTGRLNDATDRFESVLDSAVARNDNSIQLLVLNKLGELSYLEKNYPIAIHYWKKAYEMIKKGQLAELYLQANIIKNLGTVYYKLGEYNEALTFYQESNGLLTGSNHFKQIGDIYLDLSFTYREMGEFEKAAEYSQSALSIFQSLNNMKMTIDVKAKYGIVKGETGNIEEAISIMTQCMRDYADIGCEIEVGQLHSDLARILIQDNRVEQANEHCASALKFFPEENLDRAHVYRMSGQIASASNQAEEAAEFLRKAVAIYQEYQAFGELVKAYSILGDIYKAKGDFKEAMECLEKMNEAMEENLRERKIVI, translated from the coding sequence ATGAAAGCCACTTTAGGTCAAAAGATTCGTGAATTGAGAATTCGAAAAGGTTTGACGCAAAGCGATTTGAGCGCAGGTCTGGTCACCCCAAGTATGATCTCCCAAATCGAATCGGACAAAGCCAATCCGTCCCATAATCTGCTCGCGGCGATCGCTGAAAAGCTGGATACGCCGATCGAGTATTTCTTGACCGACACCGAGACACAGATGGAAAAGGTAAGCGTGTACAAAATTGCCAAGGCGCTGATGGCGACCCGCGAGTATGAACAGGCGGTCAAGATGCTCGTCGATTTGGAAGAGAATCCGTCCCCGCACGTTTCCTCGATCGACGTCGCTTACGATCTGGCCGTGTGCTATTTGAATACAGGTCGCCTGAACGATGCGACCGACCGTTTCGAAAGCGTGCTCGACTCGGCGGTGGCGCGCAACGACAACAGCATCCAATTGCTCGTGCTGAACAAGCTGGGCGAGCTTTCCTACTTGGAGAAGAACTATCCGATCGCCATCCATTACTGGAAAAAGGCGTACGAGATGATCAAAAAGGGTCAGCTCGCCGAGCTGTACCTGCAAGCAAATATCATCAAGAACCTCGGTACCGTCTACTACAAGCTGGGCGAGTACAACGAGGCGCTGACCTTCTATCAGGAGTCGAACGGACTGCTGACCGGCAGCAACCATTTCAAGCAAATCGGTGACATCTACCTCGATCTGTCCTTCACCTACCGCGAGATGGGCGAGTTTGAAAAAGCGGCCGAGTATTCGCAATCGGCGCTGTCGATCTTCCAGTCGTTGAACAACATGAAGATGACGATCGACGTCAAGGCGAAGTACGGCATCGTCAAAGGCGAGACGGGCAACATCGAAGAGGCGATCTCGATCATGACCCAGTGTATGCGTGACTATGCGGACATCGGTTGCGAGATCGAAGTCGGGCAACTGCACAGCGACCTCGCCCGCATTCTGATCCAAGACAACCGTGTGGAGCAGGCGAATGAGCACTGCGCTTCGGCTTTGAAATTCTTCCCGGAAGAAAATCTCGACCGGGCTCACGTCTACCGCATGAGCGGCCAGATCGCGTCGGCGAGCAACCAAGCGGAAGAAGCGGCAGAGTTCCTGCGCAAAGCGGTGGCGATCTACCAGGAGTATCAGGCGTTTGGCGAACTGGTCAAAGCGTACTCGATCCTCGGCGACATCTACAAAGCGAAAGGCGACTTCAAAGAAGCGATGGAGTGCCTCGAAAAGATGAACGAAGCGATGGAAGAAAACTTGCGTGAACGCAAGATCGTGATCTAA
- a CDS encoding helix-turn-helix transcriptional regulator, whose product MFRERRTTLGLTMRDVAGSSLSPTAVNNIEKGKINPTIETVLYLCQVLNLQPEKVLLFHPDYTKTAALLFTRIDDLVDRGEIDEAITLLYDMYWVASDLPDYELPTAEIQYKISQVFAKNGRLDSAMTAMTHAYKLFILTKNYERQVDAVCSLAALAKVKQQLQRAIGTYTTTLELAYRHKLFDRVGRILLEMAYLFMECVEQQETISHCAQAEREFRRIRDADGLAEAQLLRAQALCELGRLQEALEAIEAAYHHFIATGDLPRQAEAARLLGEIHSGLHAYESAAEHYCQALCLAGSAAPDTLHQVLGGLASLALLQQKTEVARNHAQRALSRLQKPKDRSKLYRILAGCDLQAGDIEEYKANMYRAVDALLEAGDPCSAALIQCELADQTDDFELLRDGARKLRRVITSSKRL is encoded by the coding sequence CTGTTTCGCGAACGTCGCACCACGTTGGGCCTGACGATGCGCGATGTGGCAGGTTCCTCGCTTTCCCCCACCGCTGTCAACAACATTGAAAAGGGCAAGATCAACCCCACGATCGAAACGGTGCTCTATCTCTGCCAAGTGCTCAACTTACAACCAGAAAAAGTTCTGTTGTTCCATCCCGATTACACAAAAACGGCCGCTTTGCTCTTCACCCGCATTGACGATCTGGTCGATCGGGGCGAGATCGACGAAGCGATCACCTTGCTCTACGACATGTATTGGGTGGCATCCGACCTGCCCGACTATGAACTGCCCACAGCAGAGATTCAGTATAAGATCTCCCAAGTGTTCGCCAAAAACGGGCGCTTGGACAGTGCAATGACGGCGATGACACACGCCTACAAGCTGTTCATCTTGACCAAGAACTACGAGCGACAGGTCGATGCGGTCTGCTCGCTCGCCGCTTTAGCGAAAGTCAAACAGCAGTTACAGCGCGCGATCGGCACCTACACCACAACGCTCGAACTAGCCTACCGCCACAAGTTGTTCGACCGCGTGGGCCGCATCCTGTTGGAGATGGCCTATCTGTTCATGGAGTGTGTCGAACAGCAGGAGACGATCTCACATTGCGCCCAAGCTGAGCGCGAATTCAGACGCATCCGCGATGCTGATGGGCTTGCCGAAGCACAGCTGTTGCGCGCTCAGGCCCTGTGCGAGCTTGGCAGGCTTCAGGAAGCGCTGGAGGCGATCGAAGCCGCCTATCACCATTTTATCGCCACAGGCGACCTGCCCAGGCAGGCGGAGGCTGCACGGCTGCTAGGTGAGATCCACAGCGGTCTGCACGCGTATGAGTCGGCTGCCGAGCACTATTGCCAAGCGCTTTGCTTGGCCGGAAGCGCGGCCCCTGACACTTTGCATCAGGTGTTAGGTGGCTTGGCTTCACTGGCGCTCCTGCAACAGAAGACCGAAGTGGCCCGCAATCATGCCCAACGCGCTTTATCGAGGTTACAAAAGCCGAAGGACCGCTCCAAGCTCTACCGCATCCTCGCCGGCTGTGACCTGCAAGCTGGGGACATCGAGGAGTACAAAGCGAACATGTACCGCGCGGTGGACGCTCTGCTCGAAGCGGGTGACCCCTGCTCGGCTGCGCTGATTCAATGCGAGTTAGCCGATCAGACGGACGACTTCGAGCTGCTGCGCGACGGAGCGCGCAAGCTGCGCCGAGTGATCACCTCAAGCAAACGACTGTAG
- a CDS encoding helix-turn-helix domain-containing protein, translating to MEQSSNYTLGAKLREMRLSKKWTLNELSQRSGLSISHISSLERGTRTKPSMEVVRKLANALQIPVHYLHDDDTIDKDMYSEADRILSRFSPDTQAFLLQEDSVPYIMFAKRLYELQGEEHGIIKALHEFLETTN from the coding sequence GTGGAACAATCCTCGAACTATACGCTGGGAGCTAAACTGCGCGAGATGCGCTTGAGCAAAAAGTGGACGCTAAATGAACTGTCCCAGCGCTCCGGCCTCTCGATCAGCCACATTTCATCTTTGGAGCGGGGCACCCGCACCAAGCCTTCGATGGAAGTGGTTCGCAAATTGGCAAACGCTTTGCAAATACCGGTGCACTACCTGCATGATGACGACACGATCGACAAGGACATGTACTCCGAAGCGGACCGTATCCTGTCGCGATTTTCACCGGACACGCAAGCGTTCCTGCTCCAAGAGGACTCTGTACCCTATATCATGTTCGCAAAACGCCTGTATGAACTACAAGGCGAAGAACACGGTATCATCAAGGCACTGCATGAATTTTTAGAGACCACCAATTAA
- a CDS encoding metal-dependent hydrolase, whose amino-acid sequence MDNVTHALHGLALYALAATDPSLAHDPTAMSAVLWAASLGSQAPDFDFVVRLIGGEIAYLKHHRGITHSLPAWLLWPTFLSLLLWPFFPDHFGLLWWWSFLGVIVHVGLDLLTTYGTVAFWPLSKRRYGWDVLMIVDVVLWAIGAIGIYLWWLDVSPERVLWYTIGPAILYLALRTAIQLYLRRQVRQLYRAAGTKIGRVSVIPFLGVFRWNLVVEREGTFELGTAHLRKGVSIQNAYPRHDEEARLVELERSQVYQVFRWFARHLFLEVVRDERGHLRAELADLAFGFRDRLPLMAQITLDAEGNVIEEKLIRKPDKFRKNDKINKNHDAR is encoded by the coding sequence ATGGACAATGTCACACATGCCCTGCATGGTCTTGCCCTGTACGCGCTGGCGGCAACCGATCCATCGCTTGCTCACGATCCCACGGCGATGAGTGCCGTGTTGTGGGCCGCCTCGCTGGGGTCGCAGGCTCCCGATTTTGATTTTGTTGTCCGGCTGATTGGCGGTGAGATCGCCTATCTGAAACATCATCGCGGGATTACGCACTCGCTCCCAGCGTGGCTGCTCTGGCCCACCTTTCTGTCACTGCTGCTATGGCCGTTTTTTCCGGACCATTTTGGGTTGCTGTGGTGGTGGAGTTTCCTTGGGGTGATCGTGCACGTAGGCTTGGATCTGCTCACCACCTACGGCACGGTGGCGTTCTGGCCCCTGTCGAAGCGACGCTACGGCTGGGACGTTTTGATGATCGTCGATGTTGTGCTGTGGGCAATTGGCGCCATCGGCATCTACCTCTGGTGGCTCGATGTGTCTCCTGAGCGCGTACTCTGGTATACGATCGGTCCGGCCATCTTATACCTGGCGCTGCGCACGGCGATCCAACTCTATCTGCGGCGCCAAGTGCGGCAGCTGTACCGAGCAGCAGGAACAAAGATCGGGCGCGTGTCGGTCATTCCGTTTCTCGGTGTGTTCCGCTGGAACTTGGTGGTGGAGCGGGAAGGAACGTTTGAGCTGGGTACAGCGCATCTTCGCAAAGGGGTTTCCATTCAAAACGCCTACCCGCGCCACGACGAGGAAGCCCGGCTGGTCGAACTGGAGCGGTCGCAAGTGTATCAGGTGTTTCGCTGGTTCGCCAGACATCTGTTTCTGGAAGTGGTTCGTGACGAACGGGGGCACCTGCGAGCGGAGCTGGCCGATTTGGCTTTTGGCTTCCGGGACCGCTTGCCGTTGATGGCGCAGATCACCCTCGATGCGGAAGGAAATGTGATCGAAGAAAAGCTGATCCGTAAACCTGACAAATTTCGCAAAAATGACAAAATAAACAAAAACCACGACGCCAGATGA